gccaagcGGTATGCGATTCGAgctttaaacacaaataataatgttttctcataacaaaTGAATTACTcggtttactttccattcaataggtttggagcgGGAAGAACGTAAGCACGatgttaaatggctctcccaaggtccaaatcgagtggttaaaagatatagtcgttcctcatcaacggattgatttcatacaaaatatcgcgagaggttgaggagaacgcaaaattgtggaattgTTGTcaattctgcaattacaagttatgctagtgctagggacaataatcctgtcgagggaaatgtggaatatttcggacaacttactgacataattgagttggattactacggcaaatggaaagttgtcttatttcgtggtgattgggccgatgttaatacaactcgtggaattaagcaagatcaatttggttttacaatggtgaactttgaccgattgattcacacaggacaacaactgatagatgaaccgtatgtattctcatctcaagtcaaacaagtttttactcaaaagatccaacgatgagggttggtacgttgtactcgtaacatccctagagacttgtttgacatgggcagtggaagtagagataacatcgacgataGATCAGtaactttgccctttccagaacaaaacttaaacgataatatccctagtactagtgcacaatttggatgggttcgtcaggataccgatgaagatatttacgaataatgatgtagtaagattttacgattgtttaattatatgtaatatcataatttaaatcttcgTCTTATTATATGTTTCAACTGTTatatatgtgttgttattgttgtaattagctATTAagttattaactattttatgtgtattgtagataaaatgcctagaagaaaaattctaaggggaagcattgttcaaaataatccaaactcgacagaaacTAATAGTACTGAACAATAGACAGCAGTTGGATCTTCAAATGTTCCGATTACAGctgaggatcctacagaagttcaaagtaattttacatttaatttacatgcgtgtttcattatagttgatttattttcaaattcttatattataatataccatttgtagctgaaaatggtgggatcttgcagaggtcgaggacgtacgctacttagagagttgtacgagttagatccagtcgagcgtgtcaaagttggacgaaacagttttggtcagcctgttggatcagaagctcgacttttagctggatacatgggcattttagcacgaaatccgAATATGTTACCTAtaaactacgagtcatggcatcaaatgcccgatagcaacaaaaaccaagccctcgataatattaaggtaacaaaatgttaatgtcatctataatgcttgggaaatagtttcatttatatttactttattaacttctgttttttgttttttgcaggcgaggtttgctttagaggtctcggatgcttatgtaaagaaggcattgggaaaaagatggagagacaacaaaagtactttgaagaaaaattattataagacaaaaacaaccctcgatgagaaattgcaaaatgtcccgccgggtatgttgaggtaccaatgggaagatgcggttagattttggcattcgaataAAGGCGAGGTCTGACGTCCTTctaaactattgtaattattttggtttatagtattttctatttacgtactaaaaatttcataacgtaggatcgtgaacaagttggaatAAGCGtgtgaaacaaaaattcacccaCGGTAAGGTCGAGAAGTTTCGCATGTGTAGGTGAGggaggtattttaaatttttaatattgtcgaaTATGtttaactttctattaaataatatttatactactatattgtaggaagcAGTCGTCcatcaaaaagttggacgccttcaacttttgaaattacacataggaagaaagatggatctccatGACTCTCAAGTCTTTGAaataatggtacgtttacttaacacgatttgacttattttagttatttatagtgtttattttctaatggtttaattcattgcgattaatgcgactattgttatgttgcatatgttttcaatatataatattgcgttcctaactatgtgatatatttattaggaaaactaaaggataaaaagcgAGTCTGAAGcaattgcttctagtgatagttcggttcatcttgaagatattgataaccggattattactgaagttttgggtcctgaaaagtatggtcgggttcgatttcaaggatcttttgttagcccaacccaatattttggatccagctcccaccaatacatggcttcgaggagtcaggctcaagctgaagttcagaggttaaaagaccagatggctcagatgcaagcgactacaattgaggttcaaaggaaatatgaagaactccagctacaacttaaagcagaggcggaaGCGAGGGAAGCAGCggctgcagcgagggaagcGGAGGttgcagcgagagaagcagagcagagcaaaaagtacgacgaacttcagcagcagcttcagattatgatgaagatgtttaaGTCGCAACTTCCTCCTTCATAGTGtatgacataaatatttttatcattttaacatttaacatttaacattttttgcaaaaacaatatgaattcacttttatttattgatattaatattattttattcccttatgttgaaatattatataaatttattgctattGGTTGCTTTTGAAATGTTGCTTTTGAATTTTTGCTCTGGAGAGgcgaaaaaatgaaaaatttaattaaaaaatccccaaaatagtggcgttttttgtataaaagcgccactaaagaacatgttcttttgcggcgtttgtaaaaaaatgccgctaaagaacatggtctttagcggcgtttttttctaagcgccgctaaagaacatggtctttagcggcgtttttgtttgtaaacgctgcaaacgtttgcgacgttttcgttagcggcattttttgcggcgcttgaagaagcgccgcaaatatctttagtggcgttaaaaagcgccgctaaaggcctaaaaaaacgccgctaaaaacctgttttggtgtagtggttGGATGTTTCTCTTtcaggatacaacaacaaacGATCACAGTAGTAGCACAATAACAGTGATCAATCGACACAATCTTGTCTTTCTCTATTACCGGGAGGAATGAATTTAGaaggaattttttatattgatggTTTTTGATGATCTGTTTTGGAAGTCTCTTAACTTGGCTTTATATAGAGGAgaggaaatgaatgaagaaatttAGACCGATTTATGAAGagttttgttaaaatgttaatagaTATAAGTGAACAGACACAATGAATGAAAAGCTGCAATATTAAACCAAAAGCAATGAATCTGTTCACCAAGAGATATAACTGTTCAAAAGATACAACTGTTCATCAAGAGTCAGAACTATTGTTtaatttgagcatcaatttATCATTCAACAATTTTGAACACattatatagaatataaatccataatttattattcaaaccttcaattttatcaataaaataatatacctCAAAGTTccaaaatatcaattattttcAACACAATCTTATCGTTTGGGTTTTTGTAAATTATACATGATTCATCTTTTACTCTCTTAAAACTATTTTCTTATAGGAAAATAAGAGAGCtatctttttaataaatttagggtaaactatacccatggtcacttttgtttaccttaggttacattttagtcacttatgtttgaaatgttacatttttgtcacttatgttatcgtgttgtaacattttagtcactgagctatTAATTGTCGCTAACAgtgtaacggtaagttgatgtggcacattaaatcatcatttcaaacaaaaattttagggtaaattatacaatcgatccccatattttttcattttgagcaatttaatttttttatgttctttaaaatttttctttattttccattatcttatgtttctccctctattttcttaccttctccatttcttttaacatatcaagaagCCAAATAGGTAGTGAAGAAATAAGTCGAAAATCATCattgcctataaccaaaacccataaacccataccatgcttttttcttcactgccaattcgacttcctgatATGTTGAAAGATATGGAGAAggtaggaaaatagagggagaagcataagagaatggaaaataatgaaaaaaaaaagaaagttaaaagaacataaaagaaaaaattaaattgctcaaaatgaaaaaaatatagggaccaattgtataatttaacctaattttttttgtttgaaatgatgatttaatgtgccacattAGCTTACCGTTATActgttaacgacaattaatggctcaatgactaaaatgttacaacacgataacataagtgactaaaacgtaacatttcaaacataagtgactaaaacgtaacctgaagtaaacaaaagtgaccatgggtgtaatttacccataaaTTTATACTCCACcctcttaaattaataatggtgATCACCTACATGTTATGAGCACACTGTTAGCCCAAAACATTTCGATGTTAGGGTAtctatttagttaatttagtttaatgaGCTTTCTAATCGCTTTTGGGTTTTCGGTCTTTTGACTTTGGAAGATTCATGTTCATGCAACTAAGGAATTCCTCAATTCTGTTGAGAAGAATGTGACTTGTCACCAGCTTGCTTAGCAAGTTGACTCATCCTAGGTTGATGTAAATCGTGATTCTGTGATAACTTTATCGGATCTTTTGATCTTTCCCCGATGGTAAACTGAACTTGCTGATCTCATGTTGTACTTAACAATGTGAAGGGATGACTCTTATAGACTAAGGAAGGCATGATTATGTAATCCTATTCAACTGAGCTTAATTGAATAGTTTTATAGCTTCCTTCCATCCTatcattgtaacaccctatttTGGCCTGGGTCTAAACGACCCAAATTACAAATGGGCTTAGGTGGCCCAAAATCTGAAATGAATAGAGGCCCAAATGCCATGGCCCAAAACGAATAAAGAAACCTTAGTGTTTCTACGGAATGCATCTGCGTCGTAGCCCATCCGCACCGCAGTCAAAAGCCGAATCTCCATGCGATCTTCACCTGCACaacaaggaaagaaataaacaacaaaGATAGAGAGAAAATCAAAGATTCGTAAATCGAATCAAAcaatatttgtttctttcttttatttttcatttggctataaaaaagccatgAACATATTGTAATAGGGATCCGAATTCGAAATCAATAAAGAAATAACTACTTTCAATCAAATACAGAGAACTCAATACAAAGCAAAGATTAGTCCAAAGGTTTATTTTTACagcttttttatttgttttattttaatctacttttttttctttcttcatttgtaaaataaataaaataaataataaagggaAATAAACAACCTGTTTGCTTCTAAAACGGTCGAGGGAGCCACCCCCGATGATTAGTGGCCgaaaaccgaaaggtttcttgaCATTTTTGAGGCTTTTTGTggattttttggaaaatttgaaCTCAAATCTGGGCTTTGAAGGGTCGAGAGGGCCAAAAGGgtcattttctctctttccgGCCATCGAAGATGGCGGTGCCGGCGCCGAAGATCGGTGGTTGGCGCGGTGGCCGATGACCGGGCCCTGGTCAGAGAACAGGAGGAGAGAGAGCTTTTGAAgggttttttttctgttttttttaaggGACACGGAAGAATGaatatttttggaattattttggcttaaataaCCTATTGAAACAACGTCATTTCATTAGGCCTCCCCTGGtgctaaaacggcgtcgttttggggaggTCGACCTGAATCTGACCCGACCCGTCCtaggatctgcgtgtttttaTCCGAAGGGGCaaattgcacttttagcccctccgccttttagtatttttataattaagtttttatatttttaaattcgcccttttatttattttcaatttcaatttaaccctacctgaacgacgccgttttagaggagaagggaaaatttcccttccagcccctctatgtaattcgtgttcaatttaatcctttgggttttatttatttgcgattTGCCCCATTTTTCAtattcagttcaatttagtttttttcattttttaaattaattaacttccataatgtaattatttcttttattttttcgtaattagttttatttacatatatttgttgtttttatttatttatttatatttttaaaacaaatatttttatatgtacgtatatatttttaatattgtaattattatttaatatatatatatatactttttatgtatctatttattttcctatatatatgtatattttctataatgtaattattattattatttttatatgtacatgtatatatattttaacaaatgttttatttatatccatctggatatttattctttttaaaaaagctcaaatatatatattttaaacacctattttataatctatatatgtttatctattttctttatattcataaatattatgtattgcatatatatataagttccataacccaaaattttatttgtaaatcatatgtatattttaatattcataatttctatgttcatattatatatattcttttcttcatttattttgtttgctttccTCATTCGTtatataattgtgtttacatttaatattttgtatgtcaTGGATTATTGACTTTtcatttcgtttatttatttgtttatattatttttatgccattgatgtatttattattgttgtatttattagtagcatttgtacatataatttaacattACGTTAtcttttcagtcaaatttagaaatagaacttttcaaaattgagataatactcgtatttaggattttcaagaaaattgagccctaacgtattgggttccaattttcttcgtaaaatctaacaatcgaggattgctctttaatcaaacaaaacaaaacttgTCATCGGAAATTCAATaggttgtgtcctaacgtattggatgtgacacgttgatttctcgaggcaaagattttttttagaaaaaataaaggaaatattgaatgtttgagattttaggaaattgtgccctaacgtattgggttgcgatttcttcataaattttaaacaattagatattttcttaaattttatacgagttttttggaccaactcatcttgaagagaataaaatgttgtgccctaacgcattgggtgtgatatttttcttttcaaaaagagaaagtcttaataaataatttaatttaactaatgatagtattttttaaactctcgactttaagacattaattaatcaatttggtaccaatttttgggcattacgagggtgctaatccttcctcgtacgtaactgactcctgaatccgtttttctgaaactcgtagaccaaagtcattttttgggtgatccaatcacaccttaataaaagattggtggcgactccaaattttcattgacacctaattttcatttttttaaaaaaataaataaaaatggtttcgacagcttggcggcTCTGTTGGggacctttttttaaaataagagagtcgagcctcAGAGTTGATTAATTCTTGTCTTAGagttaagaaaatattttaaaaaattttcatgatatccttttgcattcattattttcttacttaattgatttaaatattgtttgcattgcACATTACATGTGTtggataattttacccttctaagtgggagtgagaaactattccttcgtgaggatTTCACcttcgtataggatagtggaccgctttcggaatacatcagtacctatgccttcgtgagattttcattttcgtatagtcatagggaaagtgtattcccctgaactgaacttgatctatatgagcctataatgggtgaagatcgaggaatctactggtttgggtacctttactttagagccaaaccgcatataatgagccttaggagcttgccttaggtagaaccacattaaaccctagtagatgtcctaatagacgttttactcttccttgattatttgcttatatttgatactgacttttgtgttttattttgattgcatgacatgacatttcatttcatcataaaaggcgtcactccatattcagttgctagatagaaagcttgtcatggaaaaagggtttcttgataaagtggaggacaatgcagctgtccgaacttggtctgaaacaacgcagcaagaaaagggtgatagtttggctgatGGGTACGTGTCAGAATTATGAGACTTTACGCGtatcagtgtaactcaaaacaatttgcaagaattgaagaAGATATGGGATCAGTGGAATGGTGAGGTCAGACAGCTATTCTATGATAATTATGGagatttgccttatttgcttgatgtaaaGGTAGACAAGCGTTTGTTTGGAGCcctcgcccagttttggaatcctgcttataGCTGCTTTACATTTGGGAAGGttgatttggtgcctacgatagaagaatatgtggctttactctgatgttcaaagtttcaagtaaACAGGGTATACTCGAGAGCGGTAAATGTcccaaccttttcaaagaagctaATGGGTATAatagggatgagtgagcagtgggttgctgCACGGATTAAGCAAAAAGGGGATAGTAAATGCGTTCCTTGGAGAAGTTTGAAAGATGAAATTCTAACACACCCAGACGTGAGAAAGAGGTTAgatgtttttgctttaagtatatatggcttggttgtcttccccAAGGCCTTGGGGTATGTGGATGAAGCAGTCACCGATCTATTTGACCGGCttgataagaaggttacacCGATTCTGACAATTTTGGtagaaaccttcaggtcattgAATGCATGCCGAAAAGCGGGTGAGGgcagatttattggatgtgcacagcttctaCTCGTATGATTTCACAGTCatttttggaaggtggataaggtTTCGTATCAGGTTTtgtctgaaaattattcaccactaaaggagatagtagctACACCAAGAAGAGACGACATCTCGGAGGAGAAGTGGATAGCAATTCTGCAAAATCTTCAAAAGGAGGACATCGAGTGGAGAGCCCAttggttgcttccagatgagatcttGTATAGATGTGGTAATTCCGATTGGGTTCCACTacttggaatttggggagctattggatatgccccattattggtgctGAGACAGTATAGGTCAAGACAATTTATACCTGCAacccaagggatagctgattgtgaattttcgtacAAAGATGATGGGtatagaaagaaaattcaagagatGTCTAGTACGTGGGAAcagactcgccgaatgaaggggttagctgtgggtccgatgacaactcctgagtataatgaatggtggggTAGGAGAATCAACGGTAATATACCCAAGGTAAGTCAGGAAAGTCGCCAGTCAATAGAGGAGCATTTGCGAGTCAtcccttctgagttggaaatcataagacaAGAAATGCggatttagaaaagaagatgGAGCGAATGGAGGAGGAAAAGATGAACTTGAGATTGGACATAGACGTTCAAAAGCTTGAAACTAAGAAATTgaggaaagagaaaaataaggcTGAGGAGGAGTTGGGTAGTttgaagacggattataaaaagttgtGTCTCTCAATAAGAACTGCTGGGCTGGGAAAAACTTCAGAACAGTGGCGAGcaaaaatttgagaagaaaaggacaaagccGATAGATGAGAACAGAAATTCCAAGAGATGCAGAGGCGAAACGAGgttttagaaaagagtttgtcagaaagccaaaaggaaaagggcGAGTTAGAGGATAGGGTGACTGagttggaaagatctcttcgTCAGTATCAAAATCGAAATTCCGcaatagagttgaaagcaaaCTTGAGCAAGATTAAGGAAATGAAGCAAAGAATCGAAGAGCTAGAAACGGCATTACAAAATTGTGAAATCCGAATCAAGCACttggaagcaaatgaaaatcGTAATAAGGAACAGCTACATTACTTTCAGAACCAAGTTAGGAGCACAGATCATATTATggaggaagctgtggtccagatCCAAGAAGTAGCTGATCACGTACACACTTTGGCAGTACAAGCAGAcatgctgagtgtgaagtatgaattagaatcagaTCGGGGGCAAGAGTTAGCTGTGTTACTTAGGAGGATTAGAATGCTGAGTAATAGGACAAAactttatttgtaattcactttatgtaaagaaatttgctttctagtaaagttttcttaaatggaattgaatcaaaattgacgccttttttgcattcatttcatgcattgcattcttcacatgtatttaaaaatattaaaagattctaattaatttaaatcacttctcagttaatctggaaaccaaccagcctactaaacaccgctacggtactcgatcaaaaactaaGGACATGGATCAAATGATGGAAAAgctagaacagttccaaaaggaaatgcaggagaagcttcaaaagcaaatgaatgagcagcaaaaaatgatagacaaaatgatagaatctcaagggagtatgatagCTCAGTTGACTCAATGGTTGAACAagggaactgataaaggaaaaggctctGTGC
This sequence is a window from Gossypium raimondii isolate GPD5lz chromosome 5, ASM2569854v1, whole genome shotgun sequence. Protein-coding genes within it:
- the LOC105767128 gene encoding uncharacterized protein LOC105767128, with translation MQRRNEVLEKSLSESQKEKGELEDRVTELERSLRQYQNRNSAIELKANLSKIKEMKQRIEELETALQNCEIRIKHLEANENRNKEQLHYFQNQVRSTDHIMEEAVVQIQEVADHVHTLAVQADMLSVKYELESDRGQELAVLLRRIRMLSNRTKLYL